In Planctomycetota bacterium, a genomic segment contains:
- a CDS encoding glycosyltransferase: MENVAIVAIGRNEGDRCRTCLDAAIKLIGDPSRVIYVDSGSTDGSPEHARSLGVTVVDLDMSQPFTAARARNAGLAEVPAEAAFVQFIDADCELVDGWLETAAWALDSDPKLAGVAGRRRERQPDATAYNKLCDMEWDTPVGEAAAVGGDAMFRRKALDAVDGYDPTMIAGEEPEMCLRMRKLGWRLRRLDAEMTRHDAAMTSWKQWWNRNKRAGHAYAETLDRHPPTGAKEVRSNYVLGLSLPFNATLASAGVIAMTIVALVVESPARRSFAIVFGIALLLVLPVIASAYVLLFKRIRTFRTARGDDPSDAATYAKWVLLGKVPQAMGQLKYRWNKLRGRSSGIIEYK; the protein is encoded by the coding sequence ATGGAGAACGTCGCCATCGTCGCTATCGGTCGGAACGAAGGAGACCGCTGCCGGACATGCCTTGATGCTGCGATCAAGCTCATTGGTGATCCGTCACGCGTCATCTACGTCGATTCGGGCAGCACCGACGGGTCGCCGGAGCACGCGCGGTCGCTGGGCGTCACGGTCGTCGACCTCGACATGAGCCAGCCCTTCACCGCTGCCCGTGCAAGAAACGCCGGGCTGGCCGAAGTGCCCGCGGAGGCTGCATTCGTGCAGTTCATTGATGCCGACTGCGAGCTGGTCGACGGCTGGCTCGAAACGGCGGCCTGGGCGCTAGACAGCGACCCGAAGCTCGCGGGCGTTGCAGGCCGACGTCGAGAGCGGCAACCGGACGCGACCGCCTACAACAAGCTGTGCGACATGGAGTGGGACACGCCCGTCGGCGAGGCGGCCGCTGTCGGCGGCGATGCGATGTTCCGGCGAAAAGCCCTCGATGCCGTCGACGGCTACGACCCGACGATGATCGCCGGTGAGGAGCCGGAGATGTGTCTCCGCATGCGCAAACTCGGCTGGCGGCTGCGTCGACTCGACGCCGAGATGACGCGCCACGATGCGGCCATGACGTCGTGGAAGCAGTGGTGGAACCGCAACAAACGCGCCGGCCACGCCTACGCCGAGACGCTCGATCGCCATCCGCCGACGGGGGCGAAAGAGGTGCGCAGCAACTACGTGCTGGGCCTGTCGCTGCCGTTCAACGCGACGCTCGCTTCGGCCGGGGTGATCGCGATGACCATCGTCGCGCTCGTCGTCGAGAGCCCGGCCCGTCGCAGCTTCGCGATCGTCTTCGGCATCGCCCTGCTGCTGGTGCTGCCCGTCATCGCATCGGCGTACGTCCTGCTCTTCAAACGGATCCGCACCTTCCGCACCGCCCGCGGCGACGACCCCTCTGACGCTGCCACGTACGCCAAGTGGGTGCTGCTCGGAAAAGTGCCCCAGGCGATGGGTCAGCTCAAGTACCGCTGGAACAAGCTGCGCGGGCGAAGCAGCGGGATCATCGAGTACAAGTGA
- a CDS encoding serine O-acetyltransferase yields the protein MRALVREDLASHEGDRTRPGFKALRAYRFGVWRMSVPQPFRAPLSVWYRRMYRKCRDVYGIELPYSATVGRRLVIEHQHSIVVHGNCVLGDDCTIRQGVTLGNKTMDQPFDAPVLGNRVNIGAGAKVLGKVTIGDDAQVGANAVVVKDVSAGVTVVGIPAKPIGVR from the coding sequence ATGCGTGCGCTCGTTCGCGAAGACCTCGCCAGCCACGAGGGCGATCGCACACGCCCGGGCTTCAAGGCGCTTCGTGCTTATCGATTTGGCGTCTGGCGCATGAGCGTGCCGCAGCCGTTCCGGGCTCCGCTGTCCGTCTGGTACCGACGGATGTACCGCAAGTGCCGCGACGTCTACGGCATCGAGCTGCCCTACTCCGCCACCGTCGGCCGGCGTCTGGTCATCGAGCACCAGCACAGCATCGTCGTCCACGGCAACTGCGTCCTCGGCGACGACTGCACCATTCGCCAAGGCGTCACGCTCGGGAACAAAACGATGGACCAACCGTTCGACGCGCCGGTCCTTGGCAACCGCGTCAACATCGGCGCAGGCGCGAAAGTGCTCGGGAAGGTCACGATCGGAGACGACGCGCAGGTTGGAGCCAACGCGGTCGTCGTGAAAGACGTTTCCGCTGGAGTGACAGTCGTCGGGATTCCTGCGAAGCCGATCGGAGTTCGATGA
- a CDS encoding glycosyltransferase family 2 protein produces MLATVAIINYRTGGLTVDCLASLEPEIARFEETIHVRVVDNDSGDDSPDQIEQAIAERSWGDWCSLVRLPKNGGFAYGNNEAIRPFVDSGDPPRYVWLLNPDTVVRPNALVELVRFLDAHPDVGIAGSRLEDPDGTPQRSAFRFPGVLSEFEAGTRLGPITKLLRRFAIAPPVPVGDEPQPADWMAGASLLVRREVFDQVGYMDEAYFMYFEEVAFCRETMRAGFERWYVPKSRVVHLVGQASGISGKVTKRMPTYWFDSRRRYFLTQLGTLRATLADAAWLTGFGLWRLRRRFQRKDDHDPQHLLADSFRHSVFRRGWRVSA; encoded by the coding sequence GTGCTCGCCACCGTCGCGATCATCAACTACCGCACCGGCGGCCTGACCGTCGACTGCCTCGCGTCGCTCGAGCCCGAAATCGCTCGCTTCGAGGAGACCATTCACGTTCGCGTCGTCGACAACGACAGCGGCGACGACTCACCCGACCAGATCGAACAGGCCATCGCCGAACGCAGCTGGGGCGACTGGTGCTCTCTGGTCCGACTGCCCAAAAACGGCGGCTTCGCCTATGGCAACAACGAGGCGATTCGACCGTTCGTCGACTCGGGCGATCCGCCCAGGTACGTCTGGCTGCTGAACCCGGACACGGTCGTCCGGCCCAATGCCCTCGTGGAGCTCGTCCGCTTCCTCGACGCGCATCCGGACGTCGGAATTGCCGGCAGTCGGCTCGAAGACCCCGACGGTACGCCGCAGCGATCGGCCTTTCGGTTTCCCGGCGTCTTGAGCGAGTTCGAAGCCGGCACGCGGCTCGGTCCGATCACGAAGCTGCTCAGAAGATTCGCCATCGCTCCGCCCGTGCCCGTTGGTGACGAGCCGCAGCCCGCCGACTGGATGGCCGGGGCAAGTCTGCTGGTGCGACGCGAGGTCTTCGACCAGGTCGGCTACATGGACGAGGCGTATTTCATGTACTTCGAGGAGGTCGCCTTCTGTCGCGAGACGATGCGTGCGGGCTTCGAACGCTGGTACGTGCCCAAGAGCCGCGTCGTCCACCTCGTCGGACAGGCCAGCGGCATCAGCGGCAAGGTCACCAAGCGCATGCCCACCTACTGGTTCGACAGCCGACGGCGGTACTTTCTGACGCAGCTTGGCACACTCCGCGCGACCCTTGCGGATGCCGCCTGGCTCACGGGCTTTGGCCTGTGGCGTTTGCGTCGACGGTTCCAGAGGAAGGACGACCACGATCCACAGCACCTGCTGGCCGACTCGTTCCGACACAGCGTCTTCCGTCGCGGTTGGAGGGTTTCCGCGTGA
- a CDS encoding glycosyltransferase family 39 protein, whose translation MTAVPAGTLAPESPARSSDRPESVLPSVIVVLAMSALLLRLAAILLIANPDAPGAMEHTSLAKGLLLGEGFSFNESAGYTERGLYEPSSVQSPPYPLFLAGLFKIFGVDSSAAYTAAWIVNAVFAALTVPALYLLTRRLAPDQRWGHVVGVLAAGLFAIWPTQVFAVTQAQAVVAITFGFVAIAWLWLESLETGRILPWIAYGVIGCFAALTEPVLLPPMALSGVWVLLTPRLPKPLRLRNGAILLALALAIIGPWTWRNYRVHDTFMPIKSTFWVNVWKGNNATDPGHSGTDRPELTAERLAQVQATGRDELRQYDLLTPEQRIALDGKPAVQREELFGQWAKSWISENPSMYAAVSGKRLAKTLWWDWDHPGGYKFFYLYPTTRAVLLLATLVGGFVAWRRGWHFSHVMLLSGLAVLTYTLTVTAARFGLPMEPFQFVLLALAGVAIFGRRRVEQVRPPIVASFLGKRAINDGEA comes from the coding sequence ATGACTGCCGTGCCCGCCGGAACCCTCGCCCCCGAATCGCCTGCCCGATCGTCCGATCGGCCAGAGAGCGTGCTGCCGTCGGTCATCGTCGTGCTGGCGATGAGTGCTCTGTTGCTTCGTCTCGCAGCGATCCTGCTCATCGCGAACCCGGACGCTCCGGGAGCGATGGAACACACCAGCCTCGCCAAGGGTCTCCTGCTGGGCGAAGGCTTCAGCTTCAACGAATCGGCCGGCTACACCGAGCGCGGGCTCTACGAGCCCAGCAGCGTGCAATCGCCGCCCTACCCCTTGTTTCTGGCGGGGCTCTTCAAGATCTTCGGTGTCGACTCGTCTGCGGCCTACACGGCTGCGTGGATCGTCAACGCGGTCTTCGCAGCGCTCACAGTCCCGGCGCTCTACCTGCTGACACGTCGCCTCGCCCCGGACCAACGCTGGGGCCACGTCGTCGGCGTCTTGGCGGCAGGCCTGTTCGCGATCTGGCCGACGCAGGTGTTTGCGGTCACGCAGGCCCAGGCGGTCGTGGCGATCACGTTCGGCTTCGTCGCGATCGCGTGGCTGTGGCTCGAGAGCTTGGAGACCGGCCGGATCTTGCCTTGGATCGCGTACGGCGTGATCGGGTGTTTCGCGGCGCTCACCGAGCCGGTGCTGTTGCCGCCGATGGCGTTGTCAGGCGTCTGGGTGCTGCTCACGCCGCGCCTGCCCAAGCCGCTGCGACTGCGGAACGGTGCGATCCTTCTCGCGCTGGCACTGGCGATCATCGGGCCCTGGACGTGGCGCAACTACCGCGTCCACGACACGTTCATGCCGATCAAGAGCACGTTCTGGGTCAACGTCTGGAAGGGCAACAACGCGACCGACCCCGGCCACAGCGGCACCGATCGCCCAGAACTGACCGCCGAACGCCTCGCTCAGGTTCAGGCCACCGGACGTGACGAGCTTCGCCAGTACGACCTGCTCACGCCCGAACAGCGCATCGCCCTCGACGGCAAACCCGCCGTGCAGCGCGAGGAGCTTTTTGGTCAGTGGGCCAAGAGCTGGATCAGCGAAAACCCCAGCATGTACGCCGCCGTCAGCGGCAAACGGCTGGCCAAGACGCTGTGGTGGGATTGGGATCACCCCGGCGGATACAAGTTCTTCTACCTCTACCCGACCACGCGGGCCGTGCTGCTGCTCGCGACACTCGTCGGCGGCTTCGTTGCGTGGCGTCGCGGGTGGCATTTCTCGCACGTCATGCTGCTCTCAGGGTTGGCCGTGCTGACGTACACGCTGACCGTGACGGCCGCGCGGTTCGGATTGCCGATGGAGCCGTTCCAGTTCGTGCTGTTGGCGCTCGCGGGCGTGGCGATCTTCGGGCGACGTCGTGTCGAACAGGTCCGGCCGCCGATCGTGGCGTCGTTCCTGGGCAAGCGTGCGATCAACGACGGCGAGGCGTAG